In a single window of the Renibacterium salmoninarum ATCC 33209 genome:
- a CDS encoding ABC transporter ATP-binding protein translates to MSLQLENVSVTLEHREVLHQANLTLAAGSITAVVGPNGSGKSTLLRAAYRAIKPASGQVRMAGDDIWRLSAKEAARRRAVLPQQQSAGLGFSSEEIVTMGRTPHARPLQGLQRHDYDLINAAFAEAQCTDLRHRAFSSLSGGEKQRVLLARAICQDTQLLILDEPTNHLDIAAQLSMLELLQSIIARRPERAALLALHDLNHALAYADQLLLLDQGRIVASGTPEMVLNEENMKSVFGVQSKLAQNPLTGSMCLSFAPLTSPSRGSRQKPVMAP, encoded by the coding sequence CTGCATCAAGCCAATCTGACGCTCGCTGCCGGGTCCATCACTGCCGTGGTCGGCCCGAATGGTTCAGGCAAAAGCACTCTCCTGCGTGCCGCTTATCGGGCAATAAAGCCCGCGTCCGGACAAGTGCGGATGGCCGGTGACGACATTTGGCGGCTCAGCGCAAAAGAAGCAGCGCGACGTCGCGCCGTGCTGCCGCAACAGCAGAGTGCTGGACTGGGCTTCAGTTCCGAAGAAATTGTGACGATGGGACGCACACCGCACGCTCGCCCCCTCCAGGGTTTACAACGTCATGACTACGACCTCATCAATGCTGCTTTTGCAGAGGCTCAGTGCACTGATCTGCGTCATCGAGCGTTTAGCTCGCTCTCTGGCGGGGAAAAACAACGGGTACTTCTTGCTCGGGCGATTTGCCAAGACACGCAACTGCTAATTCTTGACGAGCCGACCAACCATCTGGATATTGCCGCCCAGCTGAGCATGTTGGAACTCTTGCAAAGCATTATCGCCCGTCGGCCAGAACGCGCCGCGTTACTGGCTTTACACGATCTCAATCACGCGCTGGCTTACGCGGATCAGTTATTGCTGCTGGATCAAGGTCGAATCGTCGCCTCAGGTACCCCGGAAATGGTTTTGAACGAAGAAAACATGAAGTCGGTTTTTGGCGTGCAGTCGAAGCTAGCCCAGAACCCTTTAACCGGCTCAATGTGCCTCAGTTTCGCGCCGCTCACTTCACCGTCACGCGGCTCAAGGCAAAAGCCAGTGATGGCGCCGTGA
- a CDS encoding MaoC/PaaZ C-terminal domain-containing protein translates to MSSPGPKKVVQLPESPSLGGLYANALKATALGAIGLSKRARTFPDTEYRVSGLIPDPAKLEGFNRLLHGAGRDSVPAGFVHIMSFPIALGLMGAEDFPVPLMGLVHLTNSIDQFRQINPAEPLDFRVRVQNPDTHRAGTQFEIEAEVRAAGTKELLWQGLSTYLARGVKLGFPEVADERDSFEAPEPNAIWPLGADIGRRYGAVSGDVNPIHTSSIGAKALGMKSSIAHGMYLASRALTSALPAGVDAFRWEAAFATPTFIPGTVAVSIQDIGEPWQRTKYVGWNSRNGKKHFSGSVSPL, encoded by the coding sequence ATGAGTAGTCCAGGGCCAAAAAAAGTTGTTCAGCTCCCGGAGTCGCCTTCGCTAGGCGGCTTGTATGCGAATGCCTTGAAGGCAACAGCCCTCGGTGCCATCGGTCTGTCGAAACGTGCCAGAACTTTTCCTGACACTGAGTATCGGGTTTCAGGACTTATCCCGGATCCGGCAAAGCTTGAAGGCTTCAACCGGCTGTTGCACGGAGCGGGTAGAGATAGTGTCCCGGCTGGTTTTGTGCACATCATGAGCTTCCCGATTGCGTTGGGCTTGATGGGTGCCGAAGATTTTCCGGTCCCGTTGATGGGTCTGGTGCACTTGACGAACAGCATTGATCAGTTTCGGCAGATCAACCCGGCTGAACCGTTGGACTTCCGGGTGCGGGTACAGAATCCAGACACACATCGGGCCGGTACTCAGTTTGAGATTGAAGCTGAGGTCCGAGCCGCTGGGACTAAGGAGTTGTTGTGGCAAGGTCTGTCGACCTATTTGGCGCGGGGGGTAAAACTTGGCTTCCCGGAGGTTGCGGACGAGCGGGATAGCTTCGAAGCACCAGAGCCAAATGCGATCTGGCCGCTGGGCGCTGACATTGGACGCCGGTACGGCGCAGTTTCTGGTGACGTTAACCCCATTCATACCAGTTCGATTGGTGCCAAGGCCTTAGGTATGAAGAGCTCAATCGCACATGGGATGTACCTGGCCTCGCGGGCTTTGACCTCCGCGCTGCCCGCTGGTGTGGATGCTTTCCGCTGGGAAGCTGCTTTTGCTACCCCGACTTTCATCCCAGGTACCGTCGCAGTCAGCATTCAGGACATTGGCGAACCTTGGCAGCGAACCAAGTATGTTGGCTGGAACTCACGCAATGGCAAAAAGCACTTCAGCGGGTCGGTTAGTCCGCTCTGA
- a CDS encoding heavy metal translocating P-type ATPase produces MKTTIAEPVELQLSGMTCSACAVRIQKKLGKLDGVEATVNFATERAVLNGLAADRIDQAIEAVAAAGYSAELVTRGASSMPETNAPQRSAMLLRRLIIAAILTLPLGNFAIVLALIPEFRFPGWDWLCVLIATPVVFWCAWPFHRAAARNLRHGGFSMDTLVSLGVLASYFWSVGAIIFSDKSTPGFWVGFGQTPPGADSIYLEVAAGVTTFLLAGRYFEAKSRLAASNVLGALAKLAVGEVRLVRDGVESVVPVAQLRVGDLFVVKPGERIACDAEVEDGLAAVDTSAMTGELEPRPCSPGSTVVGGTVVLDGRLRLRAVKVGQSTQLAQLAALAEHAQTRKASVQALVEKIVSVFVPVVLGLAVLVFALGLISGNPVDRAFGAAVSLLIIACPCALGLATPMALMVGVGRGSQLGILIKSQQALESSGQIDTVVLDKTGTLTTGQMTVRLVQILKQSNTIDGTGISPERLTSMAAAAEAHSEHPTAQAITQFAQENGIQIPSTQEFRAIPGLGVRATVEGVEVLVGSAALLAAEGLDLVEELDLEKRSTIIYVAFDGEAVGRFSLQDSLRKGAVEAVQKLHALGLRTVLLSGDRQEVADEVARQSGISEAIGGVLPADKAQTIAQLQSAGRKVAMVGDGINDAAALATANLGLAMVSGTDVAMKSADIILLRSDLRVVADAIVLSKRTLRTIRGNLIWAFVYNIAAIPLAALGMLNPLIAGAAMSLSSLFVVTNSLRLRNFVASGDQTEAESDS; encoded by the coding sequence GTGAAAACAACCATCGCTGAACCAGTCGAATTGCAATTGAGCGGGATGACTTGCTCCGCTTGTGCAGTTCGAATCCAAAAAAAGCTCGGCAAGCTCGACGGCGTCGAGGCCACAGTAAACTTCGCGACCGAACGCGCAGTATTGAATGGCCTGGCTGCTGACCGCATTGATCAAGCAATCGAGGCGGTAGCTGCAGCCGGTTACTCCGCCGAACTAGTAACCCGCGGCGCTTCCAGCATGCCGGAAACAAATGCGCCGCAGCGGAGCGCCATGTTGCTTCGCCGGCTGATTATTGCGGCAATATTGACGCTGCCCTTAGGCAATTTTGCGATTGTGCTCGCACTGATTCCAGAGTTCCGGTTTCCGGGTTGGGACTGGCTCTGCGTGCTCATCGCAACGCCGGTGGTCTTCTGGTGCGCCTGGCCGTTTCACCGGGCCGCAGCCAGGAACCTTCGGCACGGTGGATTCAGCATGGACACCCTGGTCTCGCTTGGTGTCTTAGCCTCGTATTTCTGGTCGGTGGGGGCGATCATCTTCTCTGATAAGAGCACACCAGGGTTCTGGGTGGGATTCGGGCAGACTCCACCGGGCGCCGATTCGATTTACCTCGAAGTGGCTGCTGGCGTCACGACATTTTTACTGGCTGGTCGATATTTTGAAGCTAAATCTAGGCTTGCCGCATCAAATGTCCTCGGTGCGCTAGCAAAGTTGGCAGTAGGCGAAGTCCGGCTAGTTCGCGACGGAGTTGAGTCGGTGGTCCCGGTCGCCCAACTTCGAGTTGGCGACCTCTTCGTGGTGAAGCCAGGTGAGCGCATTGCGTGCGACGCTGAAGTAGAAGATGGCCTCGCCGCAGTTGACACCTCCGCGATGACTGGCGAGTTAGAACCTAGACCCTGCTCCCCCGGCAGCACGGTAGTTGGCGGCACCGTTGTCCTCGATGGCCGGCTACGTCTTCGGGCGGTCAAAGTAGGCCAAAGCACCCAGTTGGCACAATTGGCTGCGCTCGCTGAGCATGCCCAGACTCGTAAGGCCAGCGTTCAAGCCCTGGTGGAAAAGATCGTCTCAGTATTTGTGCCAGTAGTGCTGGGCTTAGCGGTGCTAGTCTTCGCCCTTGGGCTCATCAGCGGAAACCCGGTTGACCGAGCATTTGGCGCTGCAGTTTCCTTACTGATCATTGCCTGCCCGTGTGCGTTGGGACTAGCTACGCCAATGGCGTTGATGGTCGGCGTCGGCCGCGGCAGCCAACTGGGCATCTTGATCAAAAGCCAACAGGCACTAGAGTCCTCCGGCCAAATCGACACCGTGGTGTTAGATAAAACCGGCACACTGACCACGGGACAAATGACCGTTCGCTTGGTCCAGATTCTTAAGCAAAGCAACACCATAGACGGCACTGGAATTAGCCCAGAACGGCTCACCTCGATGGCGGCCGCAGCTGAGGCACATTCTGAGCACCCCACCGCACAGGCGATTACCCAGTTTGCCCAAGAAAACGGCATCCAGATTCCGTCAACGCAAGAATTTCGTGCGATTCCGGGACTTGGGGTCAGAGCAACGGTTGAGGGCGTCGAAGTCCTGGTTGGCAGCGCGGCATTATTAGCCGCCGAAGGTTTAGACCTCGTCGAAGAACTAGATTTGGAAAAGCGTTCGACGATTATTTATGTCGCGTTTGACGGCGAAGCTGTGGGACGGTTCTCACTTCAAGATTCCTTACGTAAAGGAGCGGTCGAAGCGGTGCAAAAGCTGCACGCCTTGGGACTACGGACCGTCCTGTTGAGCGGCGACCGACAAGAAGTTGCCGATGAAGTTGCCCGGCAGAGTGGAATTAGCGAGGCAATCGGCGGCGTTTTACCAGCGGACAAAGCGCAAACTATTGCTCAGCTGCAATCTGCTGGACGGAAAGTTGCCATGGTGGGCGATGGCATCAATGATGCGGCCGCTTTGGCCACCGCTAATCTCGGCTTGGCAATGGTCAGCGGAACCGACGTTGCGATGAAATCCGCCGACATCATTTTGCTCCGGAGCGATCTTCGCGTTGTTGCTGATGCCATCGTGCTCTCAAAACGAACCTTACGCACCATCAGAGGCAACCTGATCTGGGCCTTTGTCTACAACATCGCGGCCATTCCGTTAGCAGCGTTGGGCATGCTCAATCCCCTGATTGCAGGTGCGGCGATGTCGCTTTCCAGCCTTTTCGTGGTCACCAACAGTCTGAGACTGAGGAACTTTGTCGCTTCTGGCGATCAGACCGAAGCGGAGTCCGATTCATGA
- a CDS encoding L-tyrosine/L-tryptophan isonitrile synthase family protein has translation MSAAETSVQILSLLLPFRRVSRAETEDSSGAVASAKDFVQTLASIESQVATGQPLTFVLPGFPCKSPNPAKVLGALPDDGERASLRFLNQLCTKISALYSPGAVLVVCSDGHIFADAIGVDQDTIDAYFEQLQLIATAEQFQNLRFFSLRDRYPGQMDEQERQSIIDKFGPQLEQLREQVRADATLTSLYRGIIRFLVEDSVDHTGTRSALQRECRNRAYHVLQRSIAWGEIVSERFPTAIRLSIHPQPAKSTKFGLKLLESTSTWTTPWHAAPVRKGDGSVHLIRRDTVPVGARLLYRNGRPDHFAL, from the coding sequence ATGAGCGCAGCAGAGACTTCAGTACAGATCTTGAGCCTGCTGCTGCCATTTCGACGAGTGTCTCGGGCGGAAACCGAGGACTCATCAGGTGCGGTGGCGTCCGCCAAAGACTTCGTCCAGACGCTGGCATCCATCGAATCGCAGGTGGCAACTGGTCAACCGTTAACCTTTGTGTTGCCAGGCTTCCCGTGCAAGTCCCCTAACCCTGCCAAAGTCCTCGGTGCCCTCCCGGACGACGGCGAACGTGCCTCGTTGCGATTCTTGAATCAGCTCTGTACCAAGATCTCAGCGCTGTACTCCCCCGGCGCGGTACTGGTGGTGTGTAGCGATGGTCATATTTTTGCAGACGCTATTGGCGTGGATCAAGACACCATCGATGCCTATTTCGAACAGCTGCAGCTGATAGCTACGGCTGAACAATTCCAAAATCTGCGATTCTTTTCCCTTCGCGACCGGTACCCAGGCCAGATGGACGAACAAGAGAGGCAATCGATCATTGACAAGTTTGGCCCGCAGCTCGAACAACTCCGCGAGCAAGTACGAGCAGACGCCACGTTAACTTCGTTGTATCGCGGCATCATAAGATTCCTCGTGGAAGATTCGGTTGACCACACGGGAACCCGGTCGGCGTTACAACGTGAGTGCCGCAATCGCGCCTATCACGTATTACAACGAAGCATCGCCTGGGGCGAGATTGTCAGTGAGCGATTCCCCACCGCGATCCGGCTTTCGATTCATCCGCAACCGGCAAAATCAACAAAGTTTGGTCTGAAGTTGCTCGAATCAACGTCAACTTGGACGACGCCCTGGCATGCCGCCCCGGTCCGAAAGGGGGACGGATCTGTGCACTTGATTCGCCGGGACACCGTGCCGGTGGGTGCTCGGCTGTTGTACCGAAACGGCCGCCCGGATCACTTTGCGCTCTAG
- a CDS encoding kynureninase, with protein MGALITDQWAARLIRGWDEAWLELPGKIGDDLGRVLLGAAAGQCTIGDSTTVLLYKLCRAAVAARPGRTEIVIDTENFPTDRYIVQGIAAECGLSLRWIQPAYDGGVTAEDLSAVVGEQTALVVLSHVAYRSGYLADMTAVTEIAHRHGALILWDLCHSAGAVPVELDLSGADLAVGCSYKYLNGGPGAPAFCYVRTEHQASLSQPIQGWLGSADPFQMGPNYQAAAGIRGFTSGTPPILGMTAMQDMVALIDSVGMEAVRTKSIALTNYAVELWAGMLVPFGVELASPRDAAQRGGHITSDHPAFKEVTAQLWQQGIIPDFRNPKSERNPTGLVPAID; from the coding sequence GTGGGTGCACTCATCACCGATCAATGGGCTGCGCGGCTGATCCGAGGTTGGGATGAGGCCTGGCTCGAATTACCCGGAAAAATTGGCGATGACCTGGGCAGGGTTTTACTTGGCGCAGCAGCTGGTCAATGCACAATAGGCGACTCAACGACGGTGCTGCTGTACAAGCTCTGCCGGGCGGCAGTCGCTGCACGGCCAGGGCGAACCGAGATCGTGATTGATACCGAAAACTTCCCGACGGACCGTTACATCGTGCAAGGCATTGCTGCCGAGTGCGGCCTGAGCTTGCGCTGGATTCAACCGGCTTACGACGGCGGTGTGACCGCGGAAGATCTCAGCGCCGTCGTCGGCGAGCAGACAGCTTTGGTGGTACTCAGCCACGTTGCTTACCGTTCCGGCTACCTTGCCGATATGACCGCCGTGACCGAGATAGCTCACCGGCACGGTGCACTAATCCTTTGGGACCTATGTCATTCGGCCGGTGCGGTACCAGTTGAGCTTGATCTCAGTGGCGCAGATTTGGCGGTGGGCTGCAGCTATAAATACCTCAATGGTGGCCCGGGTGCGCCGGCTTTTTGTTATGTGCGCACCGAACACCAAGCATCGCTCAGCCAACCCATCCAAGGCTGGTTGGGTAGCGCTGATCCGTTCCAGATGGGTCCGAATTATCAGGCGGCCGCAGGAATTCGTGGTTTCACCTCAGGCACGCCGCCAATTCTCGGCATGACGGCGATGCAAGATATGGTCGCGCTCATTGACTCTGTGGGCATGGAAGCGGTTCGCACCAAATCAATCGCGCTGACCAATTACGCCGTCGAGCTTTGGGCTGGAATGCTGGTACCTTTTGGCGTGGAACTGGCTTCACCGCGTGACGCCGCGCAGCGTGGTGGGCATATCACCAGCGATCATCCGGCGTTCAAAGAGGTCACTGCCCAGTTATGGCAGCAGGGCATCATTCCGGATTTCCGAAATCCGAAATCCGAACGGAATCCGACTGGGCTTGTCCCCGCTATCGACTAG
- a CDS encoding cytochrome P450 family protein yields the protein MSCPFTDHQSTLNPSPEPFTRDGSGAVELFGPNYLQDPYQVFKRLNEVGAIHRVRFPSGVHAWLVTGAAAAEDLLHHPDIRKNHEFGNAKWRAKASIMPEPQHTRLQSHLLHQDAAVHAGMRRLIVPAFSAKAANAMTSRIQAIADQLIDSLPARGSVDLITDFMAAFPFRVLADAIGLPPILAEKFDHSWGKVVRPVGPDDPWRPEYERLLRELENYIALIIEECGKPAQTGLLSELVLANKKAAGLSDAQLSSLIFQVLVAGQEPVTHQLSTSLLALLANPEAMAAFCAEPDRREDFIDALIKYDGAFALATWRFFAVDTKFYGQLVPAGDSVIVALNAANRDEIYGDQLDLSGNARNHFGFGGGPHYCPGSMLARRELAIGLGTLIDRLAGLELDHAALDDGGLSWVAAVLNRGLVSLPVRYQEVLA from the coding sequence ATGAGCTGCCCTTTTACCGACCATCAGTCCACGCTAAATCCCTCGCCGGAACCTTTTACGCGCGATGGTAGCGGCGCCGTCGAACTCTTTGGCCCGAACTACCTACAAGACCCCTATCAGGTGTTCAAACGACTCAACGAAGTTGGTGCGATTCATCGTGTGCGATTCCCTAGTGGGGTCCATGCGTGGTTAGTCACCGGGGCAGCTGCCGCCGAAGACTTGCTGCACCATCCTGATATTCGAAAGAATCACGAATTTGGCAACGCCAAGTGGCGGGCAAAAGCGTCGATCATGCCAGAACCGCAACACACTCGGTTGCAGTCGCACTTACTTCATCAAGATGCCGCAGTGCATGCCGGTATGCGTCGGCTGATTGTCCCGGCGTTTTCAGCGAAGGCTGCCAACGCGATGACCTCGCGGATTCAAGCAATTGCCGACCAGTTGATTGATTCACTGCCCGCTCGCGGCAGCGTAGATCTGATCACGGACTTTATGGCAGCGTTTCCCTTCCGCGTACTTGCTGACGCCATTGGCCTTCCACCGATCTTGGCCGAGAAATTTGATCACTCGTGGGGGAAAGTCGTCCGGCCAGTGGGACCAGATGATCCGTGGCGGCCCGAGTACGAACGGCTGCTTCGGGAGCTAGAGAACTACATCGCGCTCATCATTGAGGAATGCGGCAAGCCGGCGCAAACCGGCTTACTCAGCGAGTTAGTGCTAGCCAATAAAAAAGCAGCAGGTTTGAGTGATGCTCAGCTTTCCTCACTGATCTTTCAGGTGTTGGTCGCGGGGCAAGAGCCCGTCACCCACCAACTCTCGACGTCGTTACTTGCGCTCTTGGCCAATCCGGAAGCAATGGCTGCCTTTTGTGCCGAACCGGATCGCCGTGAAGACTTCATCGACGCGCTGATCAAATACGACGGCGCCTTTGCCCTTGCTACCTGGCGGTTCTTCGCCGTTGACACGAAGTTCTATGGGCAACTTGTCCCCGCCGGCGATTCGGTCATCGTGGCACTAAATGCCGCCAATCGAGACGAAATTTACGGCGACCAGCTGGACCTTTCCGGCAACGCACGAAACCATTTCGGCTTTGGCGGCGGCCCACATTACTGTCCAGGATCGATGCTGGCTCGGCGTGAACTCGCCATTGGTTTAGGCACTCTTATTGATCGTCTGGCCGGGTTAGAACTCGACCACGCGGCGCTCGACGACGGCGGGCTCAGCTGGGTTGCTGCGGTGCTCAATCGTGGTCTGGTATCGCTTCCCGTGCGTTACCAGGAGGTGCTGGCATGA
- a CDS encoding cytochrome c oxidase assembly protein, whose amino-acid sequence MRPSRILPAVLALLLLLLAVAIPVIQGDTLYAALTRSNPGPVTAIGTSVLRSLAWLSAIAALGKISVGLFLNPARRGQDSQSQQAKSANLSQGATGFTVLWGVCCLLLVPFVAADNNGVSVKLVISGGVYDFVNGTQSAQVWIVAVICAVLAVPLLLKGKSWPSKFFSFMLIISAMLLVVFAGQVSVGADHDFSSDAASFAVVAVLVWLSALCGTYLHLANGHRLDLQAFRRFHAMAFVGSLLGFVGYLVIVLISLAGKAPFDSACGRLAIGLLTAIALAVGLSAWAWQNFNRAIENSGQPPRGYRLQLMAGAIIAAIFLACLLALQATVPPRYLLPQSTQQNFLGFDIDGTRTAIQWLLFERPNVLFLVLAVLAVLSYLLGVRRLRRRGDSWPVGRTISWILGWLAVYYFTSSVWAERSPGSFGLHMISHMGLNMLAPVLMVLGGPMTLALRALKPAAAGALSGPREWINAMMHSKVTLFLTNPLLVFSIFVGSYYALYFSPLFELGMRYHWAHQAMNIHFIISGYLFYWIVIGIDRAPRQMPYIGKLGFTLAAMPFHAFFAVAVMSSTTVIGENFYRSLLPGWNTDLRADQYLGGGVAWAAGELPLVVVVIALLTQWSRSDRREERRNDRRKDQGLDDSLDNYNDMLAALAHRAGQTNVAKETQSENNHR is encoded by the coding sequence ATGCGACCGTCTCGAATTCTGCCCGCGGTTCTCGCGCTGCTGTTGCTACTACTCGCCGTGGCTATTCCAGTTATTCAAGGAGATACGCTCTACGCCGCGCTGACCCGCAGTAACCCTGGACCGGTCACCGCAATTGGCACTTCTGTATTGCGTTCCCTCGCTTGGCTCAGCGCTATTGCAGCACTCGGAAAGATCTCAGTTGGGCTATTCCTGAATCCGGCCCGCCGAGGCCAGGATTCCCAGAGCCAGCAAGCGAAATCTGCCAATCTCAGCCAGGGGGCTACCGGATTCACTGTGCTTTGGGGTGTTTGTTGCCTTTTATTGGTGCCATTCGTCGCAGCAGACAACAACGGCGTCTCAGTCAAACTCGTCATTTCCGGTGGGGTATATGACTTTGTGAATGGCACCCAGAGCGCGCAGGTCTGGATTGTGGCCGTGATTTGCGCAGTATTGGCCGTGCCGCTGCTACTCAAAGGCAAGAGCTGGCCCAGTAAGTTCTTCAGCTTCATGTTGATCATTTCCGCAATGTTGTTAGTGGTCTTTGCCGGCCAAGTTTCCGTGGGTGCCGATCATGACTTCTCCTCCGACGCGGCCAGTTTTGCCGTAGTCGCGGTGCTGGTCTGGCTCAGCGCCCTGTGCGGAACTTATCTGCACCTCGCCAACGGCCATCGCCTGGATCTTCAGGCTTTCCGGCGCTTCCATGCGATGGCTTTTGTGGGTTCGCTGCTCGGTTTTGTTGGCTACTTGGTTATTGTGTTGATCAGTTTGGCCGGCAAAGCACCCTTTGATTCTGCTTGCGGCAGGCTGGCCATTGGGCTACTCACAGCCATCGCGCTAGCCGTCGGGCTGTCCGCCTGGGCTTGGCAGAATTTCAACCGGGCCATCGAAAATTCTGGTCAACCGCCCCGAGGTTACCGGCTGCAGCTCATGGCGGGCGCGATCATTGCGGCAATTTTTCTTGCTTGTCTGCTGGCGCTGCAAGCTACCGTGCCACCTCGCTATTTGCTACCGCAGTCAACGCAGCAAAATTTCCTAGGTTTTGATATTGACGGCACCCGTACCGCAATTCAGTGGCTGCTCTTTGAACGACCCAATGTGTTGTTCCTGGTCCTGGCGGTCCTAGCGGTCCTAAGCTATCTTCTCGGCGTACGACGACTGCGCAGACGCGGCGACAGCTGGCCAGTTGGCCGAACGATCAGTTGGATACTGGGCTGGCTTGCCGTCTACTACTTCACCTCATCGGTATGGGCTGAACGCTCGCCCGGTTCCTTCGGACTGCACATGATCAGCCATATGGGCTTGAATATGTTGGCCCCGGTACTCATGGTGCTGGGCGGACCTATGACTTTAGCGTTACGGGCATTGAAACCTGCCGCAGCCGGGGCATTGTCCGGCCCGCGCGAGTGGATCAACGCGATGATGCACTCAAAAGTGACCTTATTTCTGACTAACCCGCTTCTGGTCTTTTCGATCTTTGTCGGTTCGTATTACGCACTCTATTTCTCACCGCTTTTTGAACTCGGCATGCGTTACCACTGGGCACATCAAGCGATGAACATCCATTTCATCATCTCGGGCTATCTCTTTTACTGGATCGTGATTGGAATTGACCGGGCACCCCGGCAAATGCCATATATCGGCAAATTGGGGTTCACCTTGGCGGCCATGCCGTTCCATGCCTTTTTCGCAGTCGCCGTCATGTCCTCAACCACGGTTATTGGCGAGAATTTCTACCGCTCGCTGCTGCCCGGTTGGAACACCGATCTACGCGCCGACCAATACCTGGGCGGCGGTGTTGCTTGGGCGGCGGGTGAATTGCCCCTCGTCGTGGTGGTGATCGCGTTACTGACTCAGTGGTCGCGTTCTGACCGGCGCGAGGAGCGTCGAAACGATCGACGAAAAGACCAGGGGCTCGATGACAGCCTCGATAACTACAACGACATGCTAGCTGCCTTAGCTCATCGCGCTGGCCAGACCAATGTTGCCAAGGAAACTCAAAGTGAAAACAACCATCGCTGA
- a CDS encoding 3-oxoacyl-ACP reductase, with amino-acid sequence MAKVQADKYTQFVSAGFGKDLAKKLGLPQPVILRRFDPAAPLISGPILLVGSSAGADALATALLDWKLDVRRHATPKQKLGGIIVVLDELADPTELSEPIRTVGAALRDLAPNARVVTISRPAAADIAPAQAAARNGVDGILRSLAKELRAGGTGNGIVLADGVPTTAPSSLGALRFFLSGRSAFVDGQFLTVGSEKGALPADWARPLAGKVAIVTGAARGIGAAIAKTLARDGAEVIAVDVPAAGDHLAAVANKIGGTALQLDITKDDAGERLVAHATERYGRLDIVVHNAGITRDKLLANMDAARWDSVIAVNIASQLRMNKVLLASELFQDAPHIVSVASTSGIAGNRGQTNYAASKAGVIGMVKATAPLMDSVNGTINAVAPGFIVTEMTAKIPFATREVARRLNSLLQGGLPEDVAETIAFLVSSPAGGITGNVLRVCGQNMVGQ; translated from the coding sequence ATGGCAAAAGTTCAAGCTGATAAATACACCCAATTCGTTTCGGCAGGCTTCGGTAAGGATCTTGCCAAGAAGCTGGGGCTGCCGCAGCCGGTAATATTGCGGCGTTTTGACCCGGCAGCTCCGCTGATTTCTGGGCCGATTCTGTTGGTCGGTTCCTCAGCCGGTGCCGATGCATTGGCCACGGCATTGCTGGACTGGAAACTAGACGTTCGTCGGCACGCTACGCCAAAACAAAAACTTGGCGGCATCATTGTGGTTCTTGATGAATTGGCAGACCCGACTGAGCTCTCTGAGCCAATTCGTACCGTGGGAGCAGCACTTCGAGATCTGGCGCCGAATGCTCGTGTCGTCACGATTTCACGTCCGGCCGCTGCCGATATCGCTCCGGCGCAGGCTGCGGCCCGCAACGGCGTCGATGGCATCTTGCGCTCGTTAGCCAAGGAACTTCGTGCTGGTGGCACGGGCAATGGAATCGTGCTGGCCGACGGGGTACCGACGACTGCGCCGAGTTCGCTGGGGGCATTGCGGTTCTTCCTTTCTGGCCGTTCAGCGTTTGTTGATGGTCAGTTCCTCACTGTCGGGTCCGAGAAGGGCGCGTTGCCCGCAGATTGGGCACGGCCGTTGGCCGGCAAGGTTGCGATCGTGACCGGCGCGGCGCGTGGCATTGGCGCAGCAATTGCCAAGACTCTGGCCCGAGATGGTGCCGAGGTAATTGCAGTTGACGTACCGGCCGCCGGCGATCATTTGGCCGCCGTCGCCAATAAAATCGGTGGCACAGCGCTTCAGCTGGACATCACAAAAGACGACGCCGGCGAGCGGCTAGTTGCGCACGCCACCGAGCGTTATGGTCGGCTGGACATCGTGGTGCATAACGCGGGTATCACCCGAGATAAGTTGCTGGCCAACATGGATGCCGCGCGCTGGGATTCGGTAATTGCGGTCAATATTGCCTCGCAGTTACGCATGAACAAAGTATTGCTGGCATCGGAGCTTTTCCAGGATGCGCCGCATATTGTTTCGGTCGCATCAACGAGTGGCATTGCGGGTAACCGAGGTCAGACAAACTACGCGGCATCCAAAGCTGGCGTGATCGGTATGGTCAAGGCCACTGCGCCGTTGATGGACTCCGTGAACGGCACAATCAATGCGGTAGCACCAGGGTTTATCGTTACCGAAATGACCGCTAAGATCCCGTTCGCCACTCGTGAGGTAGCGCGTCGGTTGAACTCACTGCTACAGGGCGGCTTGCCTGAGGATGTTGCGGAGACGATTGCGTTTTTGGTGAGCAGCCCGGCTGGCGGCATCACCGGCAATGTGCTTCGAGTCTGTGGTCAGAACATGGTCGGCCAGTGA